The following are encoded in a window of Helicobacter sp. 'house sparrow 1' genomic DNA:
- the traF gene encoding conjugal transfer protein TraF: protein MKCLLRGCNHKHLILPVVGLLLGSLKVSALEFGGLGNVSAGMGGAGVALKNSQWAIYYNPALLGVNKKSRFGYSFGVSVKEENLIALTKVDFKNLQSLPDQISGLFSDAKNNKINIGPRNFILSSALDLKGLSELKMGGYFGDVIDNLVGNGDDFDKVLGDIMTSAGVSHNGEAIEDFQNALKGEDGDKLFNAFKEKLQEASKEAGGNAIFDSLIDNLTYENVSGIVDLVGSSGGDVSIDKVLDKLGGIKLSLSKDAKLNKAIKDIASIQNTLKHNNFSVVSQNGLTVQLAPHGSVGGFGMGLIFDAFVSGSAALDQKYNRIIVNSGDKYVELGINNDGITVDTADKNSYNSSSILSPNAKHHISATGLAVVEIPVGYGHSFDIGFGELSIGASIKYLQGIGYNISQTIAIDNVSKVKLPTVPTISQNFGIDLGALYSVGGFSLGFVAKNINNPGLKVNSDKTVYLNPQLRAGVSYEWSVLSLAFDVDILPNNTLSYTVPKNQMIGGGIMFDFKYFDIRAGAMYDLKGSHNDGVVLTAGLNIFGFFDIAVQSGLNLINLNDKIKIPNNLNIKIGGGFSW, encoded by the coding sequence ATGAAGTGTCTTCTAAGAGGATGTAATCACAAGCACCTAATTTTACCTGTTGTAGGTTTGCTATTAGGGAGTTTAAAGGTATCTGCCTTGGAATTTGGAGGGTTGGGCAATGTCTCAGCTGGAATGGGTGGTGCTGGTGTAGCTCTAAAAAATTCTCAGTGGGCAATCTACTATAACCCTGCATTATTAGGGGTGAATAAGAAGAGTAGATTTGGATATAGTTTTGGTGTTTCAGTGAAGGAAGAAAATCTCATTGCCCTCACAAAAGTAGACTTCAAAAATCTACAGAGTCTCCCAGATCAGATTAGCGGTTTGTTTTCAGATGCAAAAAATAATAAGATTAATATTGGTCCTCGTAATTTTATTTTATCAAGTGCCCTAGATCTAAAGGGATTATCAGAGTTAAAGATGGGTGGATACTTTGGAGATGTTATTGATAACTTAGTTGGTAATGGGGATGATTTTGATAAGGTTCTTGGAGATATAATGACTTCTGCAGGAGTGTCTCATAATGGAGAAGCGATAGAGGATTTTCAGAATGCTCTAAAAGGAGAAGATGGGGATAAACTTTTTAATGCTTTTAAAGAAAAGCTTCAAGAAGCCAGTAAAGAAGCAGGTGGCAATGCAATATTTGATAGTTTGATTGATAATTTAACTTATGAAAATGTAAGTGGGATTGTGGATTTGGTAGGTAGTAGTGGCGGAGATGTAAGTATTGATAAGGTTTTAGATAAACTTGGTGGTATCAAGCTCTCTTTGTCAAAGGATGCAAAACTAAATAAAGCAATTAAAGATATTGCCTCAATCCAAAATACATTAAAACATAATAATTTTTCAGTCGTATCTCAGAATGGTTTAACTGTTCAATTGGCTCCTCATGGAAGTGTGGGTGGCTTTGGAATGGGGTTAATTTTTGATGCTTTTGTGAGTGGGTCTGCTGCATTAGATCAAAAATACAATCGGATTATTGTAAATTCAGGTGATAAATATGTGGAACTTGGAATCAACAATGATGGTATCACTGTGGATACAGCGGATAAAAATAGCTATAATAGCTCTTCTATTTTAAGTCCTAATGCAAAACATCATATTAGTGCCACAGGGCTTGCAGTTGTGGAAATTCCAGTAGGTTATGGCCATAGTTTTGATATAGGTTTTGGAGAACTTAGTATTGGTGCATCAATTAAATATCTTCAGGGAATTGGTTATAATATTTCCCAAACTATTGCAATTGATAATGTATCCAAGGTCAAGCTACCCACAGTGCCTACGATCTCTCAAAATTTTGGTATAGACCTAGGTGCTTTATATAGTGTTGGTGGTTTTAGCTTAGGTTTTGTTGCAAAAAATATCAATAATCCAGGATTGAAAGTAAATAGTGATAAGACGGTTTATTTGAATCCACAGCTTAGAGCTGGAGTTTCTTATGAGTGGAGTGTATTAAGTTTGGCATTTGATGTTGATATCTTACCTAATAATACTCTCTCTTATACTGTTCCAAAGAATCAAATGATTGGAGGGGGAATTATGTTTGATTTTAAATATTTTGATATAAGGGCAGGGGCAATGTATGATCTTAAAGGATCTCATAATGATGGTGTTGTTTTGACAGCTGGTTTAAATATCTTTGGATTTTTTGATATCGCAGTGCAAAGTGGTTTAAATCTTATAAATTTGAATGATAAAATAAAAATACCAAACAATCTGAATATAAAGATTGGTGGTGGATTTAGTTGGTGA
- the fliQ gene encoding flagellar biosynthesis protein FliQ: protein MESQLMALAIETYKITLIISLPVLLAGLIVGLLVSIFQATTQINEMTLSFVPKILAVVGVIIFTMPWMLNMLLDYTRKLIELIPTFIG, encoded by the coding sequence TTGGAATCTCAATTAATGGCTTTGGCAATTGAAACATACAAAATTACTCTTATTATTTCTCTACCAGTTTTACTTGCAGGTCTTATTGTGGGACTTTTAGTAAGTATATTTCAGGCAACAACCCAAATCAATGAAATGACGCTATCCTTTGTTCCTAAGATTTTAGCAGTTGTGGGTGTGATTATTTTCACCATGCCTTGGATGTTAAATATGCTCCTAGATTATACAAGAAAGCTGATAGAGCTCATACCAACTTTTATTGGATAA
- a CDS encoding iron-sulfur cluster assembly scaffold protein — protein sequence MAKNDLIGGALWDAYSKKVSERMDNPTHLGVLTQKDADEKNAKLIIADYGAESCGDAVRLYWLVDSNDVIIDAKFKSFGCGTAIASSDMMVELCLGKKVQEAVKITNLDVENALRDDPDTPAVPGQKMHCSVMAYDVIKKAAALYLGKDMEDFEEEIIVCECARVSLSTIKEVIRLNDLKTVEEITQYTKAGAFCKSCIKPGGHEERKYYLVDILRDVRNEMESQKLKENAQKINLGTLSFSEMTMVQKIKAVDKTIDETIRPMLIMDGGDMEVLDIKDSSDGYIDIYIRYMGACNGCASASTGTLFAIENVLQEKLDSNIRVLPV from the coding sequence ATGGCAAAGAATGATCTAATTGGTGGAGCACTTTGGGATGCTTATTCTAAAAAAGTTAGCGAAAGAATGGATAATCCAACACACTTAGGAGTTTTAACCCAAAAAGATGCGGATGAAAAAAATGCTAAATTAATTATAGCTGATTATGGTGCAGAATCCTGTGGAGATGCTGTAAGACTTTATTGGTTAGTGGATTCTAATGATGTTATTATTGATGCTAAATTTAAAAGTTTTGGCTGTGGAACTGCAATTGCAAGTAGTGATATGATGGTTGAGCTTTGCTTGGGTAAAAAGGTTCAAGAAGCGGTAAAAATTACTAATCTTGATGTAGAAAATGCCCTAAGAGATGATCCTGATACTCCAGCAGTACCTGGACAAAAGATGCACTGCTCGGTTATGGCCTATGATGTTATCAAGAAGGCTGCTGCACTCTATTTAGGCAAAGATATGGAAGATTTTGAGGAAGAAATCATTGTTTGTGAATGTGCTAGAGTAAGTCTTTCTACAATCAAAGAAGTAATTCGATTAAATGACCTAAAAACTGTAGAGGAAATTACACAATATACCAAAGCAGGAGCTTTTTGTAAGAGCTGTATTAAACCTGGAGGACATGAAGAAAGAAAATACTATCTTGTTGATATTCTAAGAGATGTAAGAAATGAAATGGAATCTCAAAAACTAAAAGAGAATGCTCAAAAAATTAATCTAGGAACTCTTTCTTTCTCAGAAATGACAATGGTTCAAAAGATCAAAGCTGTGGATAAGACAATTGATGAAACAATTCGCCCTATGCTAATTATGGATGGTGGGGATATGGAAGTTTTAGATATTAAAGATAGCAGTGATGGATATATTGATATTTACATTCGTTATATGGGTGCTTGTAATGGATGTGCAAGTGCTTCTACAGGCACACTATTTGCTATTGAAAATGTTTTACAAGAGAAGTTAGATTCAAATATTAGAGTTTTACCAGTTTAA
- a CDS encoding tautomerase family protein, translating to MPYIDIKVAGKLSLEQKRAIAKEVSETLEKIAKKPKESVYISFTEFGRDSFAKGENILEDLDKKMKK from the coding sequence ATGCCTTATATTGATATAAAAGTTGCTGGAAAATTGAGTTTAGAACAAAAGAGAGCGATTGCAAAAGAAGTCTCTGAAACCTTAGAAAAGATAGCTAAAAAGCCAAAAGAGAGTGTTTATATTTCTTTTACAGAATTTGGTAGAGATAGTTTTGCTAAGGGAGAAAATATTCTTGAGGACCTAGATAAAAAAATGAAAAAATAA
- a CDS encoding outer membrane beta-barrel protein has product MKRVFVALIFCHYFLFAQTPSSAISPTFIQDKFDGKNKSGIVVGLGLGLPSLSTQYLSGHTFSNITSYGYHFLVGYQDFTRLLSPFPPNIFGARISFEFDDTFHIGERTINSSNLLINYDLLIDAFARKKNPIGFIIGINLGLTQIKSYQSFSFSIGAKLGLSLAFTTDHRLDITYKVASSGPLQGNSLYFYSPYTIDLTYTYRFSIPFKRQETVKENPFDNTKYLLKTKPQ; this is encoded by the coding sequence TTGAAAAGAGTATTTGTAGCTCTAATTTTTTGCCACTATTTTCTTTTTGCACAAACACCTTCTTCTGCAATTAGTCCAACTTTTATTCAAGACAAGTTTGATGGTAAAAATAAAAGTGGTATTGTTGTTGGGTTAGGATTAGGGCTTCCATCCCTTAGCACACAATATCTAAGTGGTCATACCTTTTCTAATATAACTTCATATGGATATCACTTTCTAGTAGGTTATCAAGACTTTACAAGATTGCTATCACCCTTTCCTCCTAATATTTTTGGTGCAAGAATAAGCTTTGAATTTGATGACACTTTTCATATTGGAGAAAGAACAATCAATTCCTCAAATTTACTTATTAATTATGATCTATTAATTGATGCTTTTGCAAGAAAGAAAAATCCCATAGGCTTTATTATTGGCATTAACTTAGGATTGACACAGATCAAATCCTATCAAAGCTTTTCATTTAGTATTGGTGCAAAACTTGGCTTAAGTTTAGCTTTCACTACTGATCATAGATTGGATATTACTTATAAAGTTGCAAGCTCTGGACCACTACAAGGAAATAGTCTTTACTTCTATAGTCCTTATACTATCGATCTTACCTATACTTACAGATTCTCAATTCCATTTAAAAGACAGGAGACAGTTAAAGAGAATCCCTTTGACAACACAAAATACCTCTTAAAAACAAAACCCCAATAA
- the rsmD gene encoding 16S rRNA (guanine(966)-N(2))-methyltransferase RsmD gives MKNNNTIKVIGGLLKNQRLQMASYDTTRSSKAILKESLFNTLMPVITNFGFIEVFAGTGSIGIEALSRGALEANFIEKDKQAFEILNQNLQKIYHKFPTLKFKSFFGDSFELLPQIIKNSKLKNFILFFDPPFPIRENFADIYMKCFNLVEKIQNKDSTFLVIFEFYTSYEMPKNIKDFSIIKTKRFGKSGLAYYANKEL, from the coding sequence ATGAAAAACAATAATACAATAAAAGTCATAGGTGGCTTACTTAAAAACCAAAGGCTACAAATGGCTAGTTATGACACTACAAGATCTAGCAAGGCTATTTTAAAAGAATCCCTTTTTAATACTCTAATGCCAGTTATTACAAATTTTGGATTTATTGAAGTATTTGCAGGAACGGGTTCTATAGGAATAGAGGCCTTAAGTCGTGGGGCATTGGAAGCAAATTTTATAGAAAAAGACAAGCAGGCTTTTGAAATTTTAAACCAAAATTTACAAAAGATTTATCACAAATTCCCTACTCTTAAGTTTAAAAGTTTTTTTGGTGACAGCTTTGAGTTATTGCCTCAAATCATTAAAAATTCCAAATTAAAAAACTTTATTCTTTTTTTTGATCCTCCCTTTCCTATTAGAGAAAATTTTGCCGATATTTATATGAAGTGTTTTAATCTTGTGGAAAAAATACAAAATAAGGATAGCACTTTTCTAGTTATCTTTGAATTTTACACTTCCTATGAGATGCCAAAAAACATTAAAGATTTTAGTATAATAAAGACCAAAAGGTTTGGAAAGAGTGGTTTAGCTTACTATGCCAATAAGGAGTTATAA
- a CDS encoding molybdopterin-dependent oxidoreductase produces MAISRRNILKFTTGSVLGLHLQPLHSAGIFRKIEKIPHATHFGPFYAKVEDGIFKDIEAQKHDFNPSVTIKALIDQTYSDTRVKYPCVRKSYLENKENHKSLRGREEFVRVSWEEALDLIAKKLKEIPNHNIYNASYSAWKHTGRLHNPSIVASRFFNLALGGVIETNGGYSNDAASKVNPTIIGDMEVYAPQTTHEEIIENCRVYVLWGSDLFKNNRVDYVVANHLNDTYYPQYKKAGIKFICIDPIYTETAEMFEAEWIKIKPNTDVALMLGMMHHLYHTKKYNKTFISKYTDGFETFLPYLLGKTDKIAKTPEWAEQITQIPSKKIKELANLFVSTRTFLAGNWSMQRSSHGEQVDWALITLACMIGQIGLPGGGFGLSMHFLGGGQAVSGYKIQSPLIQGYNKTQLRIPASRISDAILNPNKEINFNGKKIKYPKIDLMYICGSSLVNHQPNTNELIKALRTLDTIIVHDPWWTPTAKMADIVLPSTTTFERDDISFGSFHSKSVIYAMKKVINPLYESKSDFEIFELLSQKIGGEDLRQNYTESKTNSEWLQEFYNQGDGPSFKDFDQFWKDGFVEFEIPKEARHYVRYSDFRKDPIKYKLATESGKIQIFSKIFSSFNLADFKGHPIWFKPKEWLETKSKDNKFHLLSPHSKYRFNSQLDNTWIRNLYKIQGREPMMINPEDATRLDIANGEIVEVYNNEGRILVGAVITSKIRKGVIAICAGSWYDPENPQEENPRCNSGCVNVLTSSNTTSQMAQAIAVNSTLVNIKKLDAGEVIRPYHSILPPSIIGG; encoded by the coding sequence ACAGTGCTGGAATCTTTAGGAAGATTGAAAAGATTCCACATGCTACACATTTTGGACCATTTTATGCAAAAGTAGAAGATGGAATTTTTAAGGATATTGAAGCACAAAAACATGATTTTAACCCTTCAGTTACAATAAAAGCCTTGATTGATCAAACTTATTCAGATACAAGAGTTAAATATCCGTGTGTGAGAAAAAGTTACTTGGAAAATAAAGAAAATCACAAATCATTACGCGGTAGAGAGGAGTTTGTCAGGGTAAGCTGGGAAGAAGCCTTGGATCTAATTGCCAAAAAGCTAAAAGAAATCCCAAACCACAATATCTATAATGCAAGTTATAGTGCTTGGAAACACACAGGAAGACTGCATAATCCTAGTATAGTAGCTAGCAGATTCTTCAATCTAGCTCTAGGTGGAGTAATTGAAACCAATGGGGGGTATAGCAATGATGCTGCTTCAAAAGTAAATCCTACAATTATTGGGGATATGGAAGTTTATGCTCCACAGACTACACACGAAGAAATAATTGAAAATTGCAGGGTTTATGTATTATGGGGTTCTGACTTATTTAAGAACAATCGTGTTGATTATGTAGTTGCAAATCACCTCAACGATACTTATTATCCACAATACAAAAAGGCTGGTATTAAATTTATCTGCATTGATCCTATCTACACTGAAACTGCAGAAATGTTTGAGGCAGAATGGATAAAAATTAAACCAAATACTGATGTTGCACTTATGCTTGGCATGATGCATCACCTCTACCACACTAAAAAATACAACAAAACCTTTATTTCAAAATACACAGATGGATTTGAAACATTTTTGCCTTATCTTTTGGGGAAAACTGATAAGATTGCAAAAACTCCAGAATGGGCAGAACAAATCACTCAAATCCCTTCTAAAAAGATTAAAGAACTTGCTAATCTTTTTGTTTCCACAAGAACATTTCTAGCGGGCAATTGGTCAATGCAGAGATCCTCTCATGGAGAACAAGTTGATTGGGCACTAATAACCCTAGCTTGTATGATTGGTCAAATTGGACTTCCTGGTGGTGGTTTTGGTCTAAGTATGCATTTTTTAGGAGGTGGGCAGGCTGTATCTGGATATAAGATACAATCTCCACTCATTCAAGGATATAATAAAACACAACTAAGAATACCTGCCTCAAGAATCTCTGATGCAATTTTAAATCCTAATAAAGAAATTAATTTTAATGGGAAAAAAATCAAGTACCCAAAAATTGACCTGATGTATATTTGTGGGTCCTCATTGGTAAATCATCAACCCAACACAAATGAACTTATTAAAGCTCTTAGGACTCTAGATACAATCATAGTCCATGATCCTTGGTGGACTCCAACTGCAAAAATGGCAGATATTGTTCTTCCATCAACTACCACTTTTGAAAGAGATGATATTAGCTTTGGGAGCTTTCATTCTAAGAGTGTAATTTATGCAATGAAAAAAGTCATCAATCCCTTATATGAATCTAAAAGTGATTTTGAGATTTTTGAATTATTATCTCAAAAGATTGGTGGAGAGGATCTTAGACAAAATTACACAGAATCAAAAACCAACTCAGAATGGCTTCAAGAATTTTATAATCAAGGTGATGGGCCCTCTTTTAAGGATTTTGATCAATTTTGGAAAGATGGTTTTGTGGAGTTTGAGATTCCAAAGGAAGCTCGTCATTATGTGAGATACTCAGATTTTAGAAAAGATCCTATAAAATATAAACTTGCTACAGAAAGTGGAAAAATACAGATTTTTTCAAAAATCTTTTCCTCTTTCAACTTGGCAGATTTTAAAGGCCACCCTATATGGTTTAAACCCAAAGAATGGCTTGAAACAAAAAGCAAAGACAATAAATTCCATCTACTCTCCCCACACTCAAAATATCGCTTTAATTCTCAACTAGATAACACTTGGATTAGAAATCTTTATAAAATCCAAGGAAGAGAACCTATGATGATTAACCCTGAAGATGCAACAAGACTTGATATTGCAAATGGTGAAATTGTAGAAGTTTATAACAATGAGGGAAGAATACTTGTTGGCGCAGTCATCACAAGCAAAATTAGAAAAGGGGTTATTGCAATTTGTGCGGGCTCTTGGTATGACCCCGAAAATCCCCAAGAAGAAAATCCAAGGTGCAACTCAGGTTGCGTAAATGTTCTTACTTCATCAAACACTACAAGTCAGATGGCACAAGCCATTGCTGTCAATTCAACTTTGGTAAATATAAAGAAACTTGATGCGGGAGAAGTGATTAGGCCTTATCATTCCATTCTTCCTCCAAGTATTATAGGTGGTTAA
- a CDS encoding UDP-N-acetylmuramate dehydrogenase — MTKMIDFSRYLSLKIGSILPVSIIDDYAYDKNLRIIGFGYNLLVSPQAKNLAILSDRFDYIKEGLGFIEIGASTRSTKAYKYFLDNDLGGLEFIGSLPGSIGGLVKMNAGMKEFEIKNTLDSVCIDGDWISIEDLDFSYRRTSINGVIFAARFKKIKGFNQKLLDLFSQMRKVQPKTLSCGSCFKNPVGDYAGRLIEAVGMKGFYINGVGFSDKHANFLVNVSRGIADYDSAIKVIELANKKVFDNFGIEMEKEVIILE, encoded by the coding sequence ATGACTAAAATGATTGATTTTTCTAGGTATTTGAGCTTAAAAATTGGATCAATTTTGCCTGTTAGTATTATTGATGATTATGCATATGATAAAAATCTAAGAATTATAGGGTTTGGTTACAATCTTTTAGTTTCCCCACAAGCAAAAAATTTAGCAATCTTGAGTGATCGGTTTGATTATATTAAAGAGGGTCTAGGTTTTATTGAAATTGGTGCAAGCACCAGAAGTACTAAGGCTTATAAATACTTTTTAGATAATGACTTGGGTGGGTTAGAGTTTATTGGCTCATTGCCTGGAAGTATTGGTGGGCTTGTTAAAATGAATGCAGGAATGAAAGAGTTTGAAATAAAAAATACTTTAGATTCTGTTTGTATTGATGGAGATTGGATTTCTATAGAGGATCTTGATTTTTCTTATAGAAGAACAAGTATTAATGGAGTGATTTTTGCAGCAAGATTTAAAAAAATAAAGGGGTTTAATCAAAAACTTTTAGATCTTTTTTCTCAGATGAGAAAGGTGCAACCCAAAACACTAAGTTGTGGCAGTTGTTTTAAGAATCCTGTGGGAGATTATGCTGGAAGATTAATTGAGGCAGTTGGGATGAAGGGCTTTTATATCAATGGTGTGGGTTTTTCTGATAAACATGCGAATTTTTTGGTAAATGTAAGCAGAGGGATTGCTGATTATGATTCTGCAATCAAAGTGATTGAACTAGCAAATAAAAAAGTTTTTGATAATTTTGGTATAGAGATGGAAAAAGAGGTTATAATACTAGAATAA
- the fliL gene encoding flagellar basal body-associated protein FliL, whose protein sequence is MAEEKIEQEPKKSKALLFVIIGAVVFLIVVVALVAFLLLSGSEKNQENTQPEATQQKPGILSSKDANLLNLGPLYPIAKPFVVNLVTQNGRRYLKTSITLELSNPKLQAEIDQKTTVVQDIIIDILSSKSIEEIVTTKGKERIKDEILQRVNQILADGFIKNVFFTEFVVQ, encoded by the coding sequence ATGGCTGAAGAAAAAATAGAACAAGAACCAAAAAAGAGTAAAGCTCTCCTATTTGTAATTATTGGGGCGGTTGTTTTCTTGATAGTTGTTGTTGCTCTAGTTGCTTTCTTATTACTAAGTGGTAGTGAGAAAAATCAAGAAAATACGCAACCTGAGGCAACACAACAAAAACCTGGTATTTTATCCTCAAAGGATGCGAATCTTCTCAATCTTGGACCCCTTTATCCGATTGCTAAACCATTTGTTGTCAATCTTGTTACACAAAATGGCAGGCGTTATCTTAAGACTTCTATTACCTTAGAGCTTAGTAATCCAAAACTCCAAGCAGAAATAGATCAAAAAACGACAGTCGTTCAAGATATTATTATTGATATTTTATCTTCAAAATCCATTGAAGAAATTGTCACAACCAAAGGAAAAGAGCGTATAAAGGATGAGATTTTACAGCGCGTTAACCAAATCTTAGCAGATGGTTTTATCAAGAATGTTTTCTTTACAGAATTTGTGGTGCAATAG
- a CDS encoding NifS family cysteine desulfurase — protein MQKRIYLDNNATTMIDPKVATLMEPFFHQYYGNPNSLHKFGTEIHPALHDAFNKLYDGINAGEEDDIIITSCATESNNWVLKSIYFDLIANGKKNHIVTTEVEHPAVGATCRFLETLGVKVTYLGINKNGNITAEQVEEAITDETALVSIMWANNETGLIFPIEEIGEICKKKGVLFHTDAVQAIGKIPVDVQKANVDFLSFSAHKFHGPKGIGGLYIKKGVNLTPLFHGGEHMRGRRSGTLNVPYIIGMGEAMKLAKESLPYENSTVLELRNHLEDALLQIPDVFVVGNRENRVPNTTLISIRGIEGEAMLWDLNKAGIACSTGSACASEDLEANPVMVAIGADKELAHTAVRVSLSRFNTKEEIDYTIEIFKKAIDRLRKISSSYEGSL, from the coding sequence ATGCAAAAACGCATTTATTTAGACAACAATGCTACTACTATGATAGATCCAAAAGTAGCAACATTGATGGAACCCTTCTTCCATCAATATTATGGCAACCCAAACTCTCTCCATAAATTTGGTACCGAAATCCATCCAGCGCTACATGATGCTTTCAATAAGTTATATGATGGTATTAATGCTGGAGAAGAAGATGATATCATTATTACCTCTTGTGCAACAGAATCAAATAATTGGGTTTTAAAAAGTATATATTTTGACTTGATTGCAAATGGTAAAAAAAATCATATTGTTACAACCGAAGTTGAACATCCTGCAGTAGGAGCAACTTGCAGATTCTTAGAAACTCTGGGTGTAAAGGTTACTTATCTAGGAATCAATAAAAATGGAAATATCACTGCAGAACAGGTTGAAGAGGCAATAACAGATGAAACAGCTTTAGTTAGTATTATGTGGGCTAACAATGAAACTGGATTAATTTTTCCGATAGAAGAGATTGGAGAAATTTGCAAGAAAAAGGGTGTCTTATTTCATACAGATGCTGTCCAAGCGATTGGGAAAATCCCTGTTGATGTTCAAAAAGCAAATGTAGATTTTCTTTCTTTTTCAGCTCACAAATTTCATGGACCAAAGGGTATTGGAGGTCTTTATATCAAAAAAGGCGTGAATCTCACTCCTTTATTCCATGGTGGCGAACATATGAGAGGACGCAGAAGCGGGACACTTAATGTTCCCTACATTATAGGTATGGGTGAAGCGATGAAGCTTGCAAAAGAATCTTTACCTTATGAGAACTCTACTGTTTTAGAGTTGCGCAATCATCTAGAAGATGCATTATTGCAAATTCCTGATGTTTTTGTAGTTGGAAATAGAGAAAATCGTGTTCCAAATACTACATTAATTAGCATTAGAGGTATTGAAGGAGAAGCAATGCTGTGGGATTTAAATAAAGCAGGAATTGCTTGCTCTACTGGAAGTGCTTGTGCAAGTGAAGACTTGGAAGCAAATCCTGTAATGGTTGCAATAGGAGCAGATAAAGAACTAGCTCACACAGCAGTTAGGGTATCATTATCAAGATTTAATACAAAAGAAGAAATTGATTACACAATAGAGATCTTTAAGAAAGCAATTGATAGATTAAGAAAAATTTCAAGTTCTTATGAAGGGAGTTTATAA
- the acpS gene encoding holo-ACP synthase has protein sequence MQIGIDIVSIKRIHKILQKNPQKFLQRFLLPQEIILTHNNPQTIAGFWAAKEACSKAIGTGIGKDLGFMDIEITKNTKNAPLITITEEKKKLFQINDLKLSITHETDFAIAVVITQ, from the coding sequence ATGCAAATTGGCATTGATATTGTATCTATCAAAAGAATCCATAAGATCCTTCAAAAAAATCCTCAAAAGTTTTTGCAAAGATTTCTCCTACCACAAGAAATCATACTCACCCATAATAATCCCCAAACCATAGCTGGTTTTTGGGCTGCCAAAGAAGCTTGTTCTAAGGCCATTGGAACAGGCATTGGTAAAGATCTTGGTTTTATGGATATTGAAATTACAAAAAATACAAAAAATGCGCCACTTATTACAATCACAGAGGAAAAGAAAAAACTCTTTCAAATTAATGATTTAAAACTGAGTATCACACATGAAACAGATTTTGCTATCGCTGTAGTAATTACTCAATGA